From the Microbacterium thalassium genome, one window contains:
- the mftB gene encoding mycofactocin biosynthesis chaperone MftB (MftB, a small protein, is a peptide chaperone that assists the radical SAM enzyme MftC in performing two modifications to the C-terminal Val-Tyr dipeptide of the mycofactocin precursor peptide, MftA. MftB's role is analogous to the role of PqqD in the biosynthesis of PQQ, a cofactor that derives entirely from a Tyr and a Glu in the precursor PqqA.) has protein sequence MRRVLIVLDADAAWRLHPQVSVRPEPFGALLYHFGTRKLSFLKDRTLLAVVEGLADAPSARVAMEKAGVPAASRDMYVSALSTLADSKMLQERAA, from the coding sequence GTGCGGCGTGTACTGATCGTGCTGGATGCCGATGCCGCGTGGCGGCTGCATCCGCAGGTGTCGGTCCGTCCCGAGCCGTTCGGCGCGCTGCTGTATCACTTCGGCACGCGGAAGCTGTCGTTCCTGAAGGACCGCACGCTGCTGGCGGTCGTGGAGGGCCTCGCGGATGCCCCGTCCGCGCGGGTGGCGATGGAGAAGGCCGGGGTGCCTGCGGCATCCCGTGACATGTACGTGTCGGCGCTGTCGACGCTGGCGGATTCGAAGATGCTTCAGGAGCGTGCAGCATGA
- the mftE gene encoding mycofactocin biosynthesis peptidyl-dipeptidase MftE, which produces MGHDAPGALGGRTWPSAGRPVLLVPVGSIEQHGPHLPLDTDTAIAVAVAHDLAGRMREDGGDAVVTPPIAIGASGEHQSFPGTLSIGSEALSAVLLELCRSATQWLDRIVFVNGHGGNVEALSAAVPRARSEARDAAWVPCAPVGEVPAGDAHAGFVETAIMLHLDPRRVRVDRIEPGATAPLAELMPAMRAGGVAAVSPNGILGDPTGATAEAGERLFSGMCERAWALVREGRVGSGGRLVAVAAG; this is translated from the coding sequence GTGGGGCACGACGCGCCCGGGGCGCTCGGCGGACGCACCTGGCCGTCCGCCGGGCGCCCCGTGCTGCTCGTGCCGGTCGGCTCGATCGAACAGCACGGTCCGCACCTGCCGCTGGACACCGACACCGCGATCGCCGTCGCCGTCGCGCACGATCTCGCGGGGCGCATGAGGGAGGACGGCGGCGACGCCGTCGTGACGCCGCCGATCGCGATCGGCGCGAGCGGTGAGCACCAGTCCTTCCCGGGGACGCTGTCGATCGGCAGCGAGGCGCTGTCGGCCGTGCTGCTGGAGCTGTGCCGGTCGGCGACGCAGTGGCTCGACCGCATCGTGTTCGTCAACGGTCACGGCGGCAACGTCGAGGCGCTGTCGGCGGCGGTGCCGCGGGCGCGCTCCGAGGCGCGGGATGCCGCGTGGGTGCCGTGTGCGCCGGTGGGCGAGGTGCCGGCCGGCGACGCGCATGCGGGCTTCGTCGAGACCGCGATCATGCTGCACCTGGATCCGCGTCGCGTGCGGGTGGACAGAATCGAGCCGGGGGCGACGGCGCCGCTGGCGGAGCTGATGCCGGCGATGCGGGCGGGCGGTGTCGCGGCGGTGTCGCCGAACGGCATCCTCGGCGACCCGACCGGTGCGACAGCCGAGGCGGGCGAGCGTCTGTTCTCCGGCATGTGCGAGCGGGCGTGGGCGCTCGTCCGCGAGGGTCGCGTGGGGTCAGGCGGCCGGCTGGTCGCCGTCGCGGCGGGCTGA
- the mftD gene encoding pre-mycofactocin synthase MftD (MftD, an enzyme found in the mycofactocin biosynthesis locus, performs an oxidative deamination of 3-amino-5-[(p-hydroxyphenyl)methyl]-4,4-dimethyl-2-pyrrolidinone (AHDP). The resulting compound, now called pre-mycofactocin (PMFT), is a biologically active redox cofactor that can oxidize the non-exchangeable NADH of TIGR03971 family SDR-type oxidoreductases.), protein MSSDWFETVAEAQRRAKKRLPASVYGALLAGSERGVTYEDNLAAFAQLGWAPHVAGMSGTRDLSTSVMGVDVSLPVIISPTGVQAVHPEGEVAVARAAAARGTIMSLSSFASKPIEEVTATGAPTFYQVYWMGSRETMLQRLERARAAGAKGIIATLDWTFSNGRDWGSPWIPEKLTLGAAMRFAPQALRRPGWLWEFAKTGRVPDLSTPNLAAPGEQAPTFFGAYGEWMGTALPTWEDIAWLREQWGGPFLLKGVSRLDDARRAVDAGVTAISVSNHGGNNLDSTPAAIRMLPAIADAVGDEIEVLLDGGIRRGGDVAKALALGARAVLIGRAYLWGLAANGQTGVENVLDILRGGLDSAVLGLGHSSVHELSRDDLWIPQDFTREFGAPAPAVPDSLESLEMGAGLA, encoded by the coding sequence GTGAGCAGCGACTGGTTCGAGACGGTGGCGGAGGCGCAGCGACGCGCGAAGAAGAGACTGCCCGCGAGCGTGTACGGCGCTCTGCTGGCCGGCTCCGAGCGCGGGGTCACCTACGAGGACAACCTGGCGGCGTTCGCGCAGCTCGGGTGGGCCCCGCACGTGGCCGGGATGTCGGGCACCCGCGATCTGTCGACGAGCGTCATGGGGGTCGACGTGTCGCTCCCGGTGATCATCTCCCCCACCGGCGTGCAGGCCGTCCACCCCGAGGGCGAGGTCGCGGTCGCCCGTGCCGCGGCGGCTCGCGGCACGATCATGAGCCTGAGCTCCTTCGCGAGCAAGCCGATCGAAGAGGTCACCGCCACCGGAGCCCCGACGTTCTACCAGGTGTACTGGATGGGATCGCGCGAGACGATGCTCCAGCGCCTGGAGCGGGCGCGCGCCGCCGGTGCGAAGGGCATCATCGCGACGCTGGACTGGACGTTCTCGAACGGCCGCGACTGGGGCAGCCCCTGGATCCCGGAGAAGCTCACGCTCGGCGCCGCGATGCGCTTCGCCCCGCAGGCGCTGCGTCGTCCCGGATGGCTGTGGGAGTTCGCCAAGACCGGACGCGTGCCCGACCTCTCGACGCCGAACCTCGCCGCTCCCGGCGAGCAGGCACCGACGTTCTTCGGCGCCTACGGCGAGTGGATGGGAACGGCCCTTCCGACGTGGGAGGACATCGCGTGGCTGCGCGAGCAGTGGGGCGGCCCGTTCCTGCTCAAGGGCGTCTCGCGGCTCGACGACGCGCGCCGCGCGGTCGACGCCGGCGTCACGGCCATCTCGGTGTCCAACCACGGCGGCAACAACCTCGACTCGACGCCGGCGGCCATCCGCATGCTCCCGGCGATCGCCGACGCCGTCGGCGACGAGATCGAGGTGCTGCTCGACGGCGGCATCCGGCGCGGCGGCGACGTCGCCAAGGCGCTCGCGCTGGGTGCGCGCGCCGTGCTCATCGGCCGCGCCTACCTGTGGGGCCTCGCCGCGAACGGCCAGACCGGCGTCGAGAACGTGCTCGACATCCTCCGCGGCGGCCTCGACTCCGCCGTCCTCGGGCTCGGCCACTCCTCGGTGCACGAGCTGTCGCGCGACGACCTGTGGATCCCGCAGGACTTCACGCGGGAGTTCGGGGCGCCCGCGCCGGCCGTGCCCGACTCGCTCGAGTCGCTGGAGATGGGCGCCGGGCTGGCGTGA
- the mftC gene encoding mycofactocin radical SAM maturase (MftC is a radical SAM/SPASM enzyme that catalyzes the first two steps in biosynthesis of the electron carrier mycofactocin from the terminal Val-Tyr dipeptide of the precursor peptide MftA.) encodes MTMELIAEHQAPVKPGRLVDHFESGLDAPICLTWELTYACNLSCVHCLSSSGRRDPRELSTEECKAVIDELERMQVFYVNIGGGEPTVRSDFWELLDYATAHHVGVKFSTNGVKITPERAAQLAANDYVDVQISLDGATAEVNDAIRGGRSYDTAIRAMANLRDAGMKNFKLSVVCTRTNIGQLDDFKALADEYGAQLRLTRLRPSGRGADVWDELHPLPEQQRELYDWLVAHGDQVLTGDSFFHLSAYGQALPGLNLCGAGRVVCLIDPVGDVYACPFAIHDEFLAGNVRDTGGFASVWRESDLFTKLRQPQSGGACSSCQFYDTCKGGCMAAKFFTGLPLDGPDPECVQGYGEQMLKDKDKLTPPKPMGDHSHRTSPPVRSGMGPVKVTISRKKQVSQQPVHACAEDPLTGFTPPAG; translated from the coding sequence ATGACCATGGAGCTGATCGCAGAGCACCAGGCCCCGGTGAAGCCGGGGCGGCTCGTGGACCACTTCGAGTCGGGGCTGGATGCGCCGATCTGTCTGACGTGGGAGCTGACGTACGCGTGCAACCTGTCGTGCGTGCACTGCCTGTCCTCGTCGGGTCGACGGGACCCGCGGGAGCTGTCGACCGAGGAGTGCAAGGCCGTCATCGACGAGCTCGAGCGGATGCAGGTGTTCTACGTGAACATCGGCGGCGGCGAGCCGACGGTGCGGTCGGACTTCTGGGAGCTGCTGGACTACGCCACCGCGCACCACGTGGGGGTGAAGTTCTCCACGAACGGGGTGAAGATCACGCCGGAGCGGGCCGCGCAGCTCGCGGCGAACGACTACGTGGACGTGCAGATCTCGCTCGACGGAGCGACCGCCGAGGTCAACGACGCGATCCGCGGCGGCCGCTCGTACGACACCGCGATCCGTGCGATGGCGAACCTGCGCGACGCCGGCATGAAGAACTTCAAGCTGTCGGTGGTGTGCACCCGCACCAACATCGGGCAGCTGGACGACTTCAAGGCGCTCGCGGACGAGTACGGTGCGCAGCTGCGGCTGACGCGCCTGCGCCCGTCGGGCCGCGGCGCGGACGTGTGGGACGAACTGCACCCGCTGCCCGAGCAGCAGCGGGAGCTGTACGACTGGCTCGTCGCGCACGGCGACCAGGTCCTCACCGGCGACTCGTTCTTCCACCTGTCCGCGTACGGGCAGGCCCTGCCGGGGCTGAACCTGTGCGGCGCGGGACGGGTGGTGTGCCTCATCGACCCGGTCGGGGACGTGTACGCGTGCCCGTTCGCGATCCACGACGAGTTCCTCGCCGGGAACGTCCGCGACACCGGCGGGTTCGCGTCGGTGTGGCGCGAGTCCGACCTGTTCACGAAGCTGCGGCAGCCGCAGTCCGGCGGCGCGTGCTCGTCGTGTCAGTTCTACGACACGTGCAAGGGCGGATGCATGGCCGCGAAGTTCTTCACGGGACTGCCGCTGGACGGACCCGACCCCGAGTGCGTCCAGGGCTACGGCGAGCAGATGCTCAAGGACAAGGACAAGCTCACGCCGCCCAAGCCCATGGGTGACCACTCCCACCGCACCAGCCCTCCCGTCCGATCCGGCATGGGCCCGGTCAAGGTCACCATCTCCCGCAAGAAGCAGGTGTCCCAGCAGCCCGTGCACGCCTGCGCGGAAGACCCGCTCACGGGGTTCACGCCGCCCGCGGGCTGA
- a CDS encoding amidohydrolase family protein: MSAARLSRIDPDRLVAIDVHTHAHRSVDRVDQQHLGNEAMGEYFGVGTMPTYTVPELADYYRERRMAAVVFTVDSISQTGVEPEPSNFEIAQLAAEHSDVLIPFASIDPRRGRAGIDLARSLILEYGVRGFKFHPSVQAFYPNDREAYPLYELIEEHELIALFHSGQTGVGAGQPGGGGVRLKYANPLHLDDVAADFPGMDIIIAHPSFPWQDEALSVATHKPRVYIDLSGWSPKYFPPQLVQYANTILKHKMLFGSDFPVITPDRWMRDFEQLDIKDEVRPLILKENAVRLFGLQSQTSESEHEGEHTNAGRDR, translated from the coding sequence GTGAGCGCGGCCCGCCTCTCGCGCATCGATCCCGACCGGCTGGTCGCCATCGACGTGCACACCCACGCGCATCGCTCCGTCGACCGGGTCGACCAGCAGCACCTGGGCAACGAGGCCATGGGCGAGTACTTCGGCGTCGGGACGATGCCCACGTACACCGTCCCGGAGCTGGCCGACTACTACCGCGAGCGCCGGATGGCGGCGGTGGTCTTCACCGTCGACAGCATCTCGCAGACGGGTGTCGAGCCCGAACCGTCGAACTTCGAGATCGCTCAGCTGGCCGCCGAGCACAGCGACGTGCTGATCCCGTTCGCGAGCATCGACCCGCGGCGCGGCCGCGCGGGCATCGACCTCGCGCGGAGCCTCATCCTGGAGTACGGCGTACGCGGGTTCAAGTTCCACCCGAGCGTCCAGGCGTTCTACCCCAACGACCGCGAGGCGTACCCGCTCTACGAGCTCATCGAGGAGCACGAGCTGATCGCGCTGTTCCACTCCGGCCAGACCGGGGTCGGCGCGGGGCAGCCCGGCGGCGGCGGCGTCCGCCTGAAGTACGCCAACCCGCTTCACCTCGACGACGTCGCGGCGGACTTCCCCGGCATGGACATCATCATCGCCCACCCGTCCTTCCCCTGGCAGGACGAGGCGCTGTCGGTGGCGACCCACAAGCCGCGCGTCTACATCGACCTGTCGGGGTGGTCCCCGAAGTACTTCCCGCCGCAGCTCGTGCAGTACGCGAACACGATCCTCAAGCACAAGATGCTGTTCGGATCGGACTTCCCCGTGATCACGCCCGACCGGTGGATGCGCGACTTCGAGCAGCTGGACATCAAGGACGAGGTGCGGCCCCTCATCCTCAAGGAGAACGCGGTCCGGCTGTTCGGGCTGCAGTCGCAGACGTCTGAATCGGAGCACGAAGGAGAGCACACCAATGCAGGACGTGATCGGTAA
- the mftF gene encoding mycofactocin biosynthesis glycosyltransferase MftF (Members of this protein family, MftF, are glycosyltransferases, members of PF00535 (glycosyl transferase family 2). The encoding gene is found as part of the mycofactocin cassette, in Mycobacterium tuberculosis, many other Actinobacteria, and occasional members of other lineages. Mycofactocin itself, a putative redox carrier, is a heavily modified derivative of the C-terminal Val-Tyr dipeptide of the mycofactocin precursor MftA (TIGR03969).) → MTDASTPAAALPLGFTVRLARRTRVLEGGRVLVGGSPTRVARLSGRGAGAFRGRDLTVADATTRRLAEHLLETGLGNPVAHTLPEIALDQVTAVIPVKERAQPLSRLLASLPGGLARVIVVDDGSDRAAEIAFVVRRAGAELLRLDVNQGPAAARNAGLARVETPFVAFLDSDVTVEPDAIGLLLRHFADPRLALAAPRVLSTRVENPSWVARYEDARSSLDLGADAALVRPRSPVTWVSSTCLVGRVSDLGAGFDDAMRVGEDVDLVWRLVDAGRRVRFEPSAVVRHEPRETARAWLARKFFYGTGAHPLATRHPKDIAPAVLPPWGAAVLALVALQRRWATAAAIAVTAGALIQVARRLRNVEHPWRLATELTGTSLVAAGGQGMALLVRHWWPAAAAAAVVFPRARRLLAVAAVVDAAVEYVRLRPRLDPLRFAVARRLDDLAYGAGVWTSAWRGRSLGALLPAIIRTSRAERAPRRGDSARGSARRDGDQPAA, encoded by the coding sequence GTGACCGACGCCTCGACGCCCGCCGCCGCGCTGCCGCTCGGCTTCACGGTGCGGCTGGCCCGCCGCACGCGGGTGCTCGAGGGCGGCCGCGTGCTCGTCGGCGGCTCGCCCACGCGCGTCGCGCGGCTGTCGGGGCGCGGCGCCGGCGCGTTCCGCGGGCGCGACCTGACGGTGGCGGACGCCACCACGCGACGCCTCGCGGAGCATCTGCTCGAGACGGGCCTGGGCAACCCCGTCGCGCACACCCTCCCCGAGATCGCGCTGGACCAGGTCACCGCCGTGATCCCCGTCAAGGAGCGTGCGCAGCCGCTGTCGCGCCTGCTCGCGAGCCTGCCGGGAGGGCTCGCACGGGTCATCGTCGTCGACGATGGATCGGATCGCGCCGCCGAGATCGCCTTCGTGGTCCGCCGCGCGGGAGCGGAGCTGCTGCGACTCGACGTCAACCAGGGTCCGGCGGCGGCGCGCAACGCGGGTCTCGCGCGCGTGGAGACGCCCTTCGTCGCGTTCCTCGACTCGGACGTGACGGTCGAACCCGACGCGATCGGACTCCTGCTGCGGCACTTCGCCGACCCCCGCCTGGCTCTGGCGGCGCCGCGCGTGCTTTCGACGCGCGTCGAGAACCCCTCCTGGGTCGCGCGATACGAGGATGCGCGCTCATCCCTCGACCTCGGCGCCGACGCGGCGCTCGTGCGCCCGCGCAGCCCCGTGACGTGGGTGTCGAGCACGTGCCTCGTGGGGCGCGTATCCGACCTCGGAGCCGGCTTCGACGACGCGATGCGCGTCGGCGAAGACGTCGACCTCGTGTGGCGCCTGGTCGACGCGGGCCGCCGCGTGCGCTTCGAGCCGTCCGCCGTCGTCCGACACGAGCCGCGTGAGACCGCGCGCGCGTGGCTCGCGCGCAAATTCTTCTACGGCACCGGAGCGCATCCCCTCGCCACACGTCACCCGAAGGACATCGCCCCCGCCGTGCTCCCGCCGTGGGGAGCCGCCGTCCTCGCCCTCGTCGCGCTCCAGCGCCGGTGGGCGACGGCTGCGGCGATCGCCGTGACCGCGGGCGCGCTCATCCAGGTGGCGCGGCGACTGCGCAACGTCGAGCATCCGTGGCGTCTGGCGACCGAGCTGACCGGCACGAGCCTGGTCGCGGCGGGCGGGCAGGGCATGGCCCTGCTCGTGCGTCACTGGTGGCCGGCGGCCGCCGCGGCGGCGGTCGTGTTCCCGCGCGCGCGGCGCCTCCTGGCGGTCGCCGCGGTGGTCGACGCCGCCGTGGAGTACGTGCGGCTCCGTCCGCGCCTGGACCCCCTGCGCTTCGCGGTCGCACGGCGGCTGGACGATCTCGCCTACGGCGCGGGCGTGTGGACGAGCGCGTGGCGCGGGCGGAGCCTCGGCGCGCTCCTGCCGGCGATCATCCGCACGTCGCGCGCGGAGCGCGCACCCCGGCGCGGCGACTCCGCTCGCGGATCAGCCCGCCGCGACGGCGACCAGCCGGCCGCCTGA
- a CDS encoding IclR family transcriptional regulator: MTISEMPTTERMTAAQRVLAVLEAFDQDHLMLTLSEISRRVGLSLSTTHRLVGELRDWGALERSTDGRYAIGMRILELGSLEPQGMRLRDVALPFLGDLQAATDANVHLAVRDGHDVVYVESLRARNGARVLSRLGGRWPLHATGTGLILLAFAPSEFREEVLASPLQRFTPSTVTDPEELRRMLAEVRRTGVAFVKDSITTEASAVAVPVRGPRDRLIAAVGVTIKAPGVSPHAVLPALSATARAISRGLGAPSAAGRPPSAA; the protein is encoded by the coding sequence ATGACCATCAGCGAGATGCCCACCACCGAGAGAATGACCGCCGCGCAGCGCGTTCTGGCCGTGCTGGAGGCGTTCGATCAGGATCACCTGATGCTCACGCTCAGCGAGATCAGCCGCCGTGTCGGCCTGAGCCTGAGCACGACGCACCGCCTCGTCGGCGAGCTGCGGGACTGGGGAGCGCTCGAGCGCTCCACGGACGGCCGCTACGCGATCGGGATGCGCATCCTCGAGCTCGGCTCGCTCGAGCCGCAGGGCATGCGCCTGCGCGACGTCGCGCTGCCGTTCCTCGGCGACCTCCAGGCCGCGACCGACGCGAACGTGCACCTGGCCGTCCGCGACGGCCACGACGTCGTCTACGTCGAGTCGCTGCGCGCCCGCAACGGCGCGCGCGTGCTCAGCCGCCTGGGCGGACGCTGGCCCCTCCACGCCACCGGCACGGGCCTGATCCTGCTGGCCTTCGCGCCGAGCGAGTTCCGCGAAGAGGTCCTCGCCAGCCCCCTGCAGCGCTTCACGCCCAGCACCGTGACCGACCCCGAGGAGCTGCGCCGCATGCTCGCCGAGGTGCGGCGCACCGGCGTGGCGTTCGTGAAGGACTCGATCACCACAGAGGCAAGTGCGGTCGCCGTGCCGGTGCGCGGCCCCCGCGATCGGCTCATCGCCGCTGTCGGCGTCACGATCAAGGCCCCGGGCGTCTCGCCTCACGCGGTGCTCCCGGCCCTGTCGGCCACGGCCCGCGCGATCTCGCGGGGTCTGGGCGCGCCGTCGGCCGCGGGGCGTCCGCCGTCGGCCGCCTGA
- a CDS encoding SDR family oxidoreductase: MQDVIGKVAVVTGGSSGIGRGIALAFARAGMKVVVTGRRQEHLDETAEVFAGLGLDVHPMRVDVTDLAAMRAAADDIEQRFGRIDVLVNNAGIGLTGPVADAVPEDWDWVIDVNIKGVGNGIQAFLPKIRSHGEGGHIVNTSSMAALMPIVAGLYSMTKAAVVALSEALHIELLDEGIAVSAYCPGPVHSNIATAVAARPEKYGESGYAPPDPSFAEFAKSQPYQSAEEAGERVLQGVRRGDMFILTHAEFKAGVVDRHRTIEDAFPDEPVNEERARAIPFLLSSPVYDEDHRLAPPHAPASVPAT, from the coding sequence ATGCAGGACGTGATCGGTAAGGTCGCCGTCGTCACCGGCGGATCCAGCGGCATCGGCCGCGGCATCGCGCTCGCCTTCGCACGCGCGGGCATGAAGGTCGTCGTCACCGGGCGCCGCCAGGAGCACCTCGACGAGACCGCGGAGGTCTTCGCCGGGCTCGGGCTGGACGTGCACCCGATGCGGGTCGATGTCACCGACCTCGCCGCGATGCGGGCGGCGGCCGACGACATCGAGCAGCGGTTCGGGCGCATCGACGTGCTCGTCAACAATGCCGGCATCGGCCTCACCGGTCCCGTCGCCGACGCCGTGCCCGAGGACTGGGACTGGGTCATCGACGTCAACATCAAGGGCGTCGGCAACGGCATCCAGGCTTTCCTGCCCAAGATCCGCAGTCATGGCGAGGGCGGACACATCGTCAACACGTCGTCCATGGCGGCGCTCATGCCGATCGTGGCGGGCCTGTACTCGATGACGAAGGCGGCCGTGGTCGCGCTGTCGGAGGCGCTCCACATCGAGCTGCTCGATGAGGGCATCGCGGTGTCGGCGTACTGCCCGGGGCCCGTGCACAGCAACATCGCCACCGCCGTGGCCGCGCGCCCCGAGAAGTACGGCGAGTCGGGATACGCACCGCCGGACCCGAGCTTCGCCGAGTTCGCGAAGTCGCAGCCGTATCAGTCGGCCGAGGAGGCGGGCGAACGCGTGCTGCAGGGCGTCCGCCGAGGCGACATGTTCATCCTCACGCACGCCGAGTTCAAGGCCGGCGTGGTCGATCGTCACCGCACGATCGAGGATGCCTTCCCCGACGAGCCGGTGAACGAGGAGCGCGCCCGGGCGATCCCGTTCCTGCTCTCCTCCCCCGTCTACGACGAGGATCACCGGCTGGCGCCGCCGCACGCACCGGCATCCGTCCCGGCGACCTGA
- the mftA gene encoding mycofactocin precursor MftA (Mycofactocin is a small molecule electron carrier derived from the final two amino acids, Val-Tyr, of MftA, the mycofactocin precursor. It plays a role in redox homeostasis and the metabolism of alcohols and aldehydes in Actinobacteria, including Mycobacterium tuberculosis.): protein MTPEENTVDTDAVAEDALVEEVSIDGMCGVY from the coding sequence ATGACCCCGGAAGAGAACACCGTGGACACCGACGCCGTCGCCGAGGACGCCCTCGTCGAAGAGGTGTCGATCGACGGCATGTGCGGCGTGTACTGA
- the mftR gene encoding mycofactocin system transcriptional regulator (MftR, the mycofactocin system transcriptional regulator, is an uncharacterized TetR family DNA-binding transcription factor. Its role is inferred by context. It occurs as part of the biosynthesis locus for mycofactocin, a partially characterized electron carrier derived from the terminal Val-Tyr dipeptide of the precursor peptide MftA, through a radical SAM enzyme-mediated process.), whose protein sequence is MGDDAAPGRMPGRARATTHGHLSHVALELFVSHGFDDTTMDDVADAAGVSRRTLFRYYPSKNDLPWGDFDGMLTSMREHLASMPSDLPLTDALRQAVLTFNEFPAEERDLHRERMRLLLTVPALLAHSTLRFTAWRQVVADFAAERMERPAEALEPQALAWACLGVCIAAYEQWLADDDGDLLRLLDAAFSWVGTGATVAATGGEDRV, encoded by the coding sequence ATGGGCGATGACGCCGCGCCGGGACGCATGCCCGGTCGTGCGCGCGCGACGACGCACGGTCATCTCAGCCACGTCGCGCTCGAGCTGTTCGTCTCGCACGGCTTCGACGACACCACCATGGACGACGTCGCCGATGCCGCCGGTGTGTCGCGGCGGACGCTCTTCCGCTACTACCCCTCGAAGAACGACCTGCCGTGGGGCGACTTCGACGGCATGCTGACCTCGATGCGGGAGCACCTGGCGTCGATGCCGTCCGACCTGCCGCTGACCGACGCGCTACGGCAGGCCGTCCTCACGTTCAACGAGTTCCCCGCCGAGGAGCGGGATCTCCATCGCGAGCGGATGCGGCTGCTGCTGACGGTGCCGGCGCTGCTGGCCCACTCGACCCTGCGCTTCACCGCGTGGCGGCAGGTCGTGGCCGACTTCGCCGCCGAGCGCATGGAGCGCCCCGCCGAGGCGCTGGAGCCGCAGGCGCTGGCATGGGCGTGCCTGGGCGTGTGCATCGCCGCGTACGAGCAATGGCTCGCGGACGACGACGGGGATCTGCTGCGGCTTCTCGACGCCGCCTTCTCCTGGGTGGGAACCGGCGCGACCGTCGCGGCGACCGGCGGAGAGGATCGAGTGTGA